In the genome of Bacillota bacterium, one region contains:
- the aspS gene encoding aspartate--tRNA(Asn) ligase, which produces MYKRVLAAKLSLHAGELVVLKGWVRRTRAVGAELSFLVLADRSGEAQAVLSGSVAGALPSLESVVEVRGLVVPSRSRAFPVELQVEDLSVLNPADNLPFPINKPALEVGLGLIDRFRPLCLRHPSFQQVFRVQQQVVMHFEQFFAHQGFTRVSTPKIVATGTEGGAELFSVDYFGEVAYLAQSPQFFKQMLVGSGFERVFEVGPVFRAEEHRTSRHLNEYISLDIEMGFVGDVNELMDLEESFIKSLLSLLCHEFGGAIKCPPEIPPIPRLALREALSILEKTYGKAIPADENIDPEGERLISQWAEREYGVAAVFLHSYPRSIRPFYALPGHHDDTLTESFDLIFRGQEVTTGGLRQHSLAPLLASMTGRGLRPEQYEFYLQVFRYGMPPHGGFAIGAERLTMQLLGLKNIREASILPQTETRGSRNTRDA; this is translated from the coding sequence ATGTACAAAAGAGTTCTTGCCGCTAAGCTCTCACTTCACGCTGGAGAATTGGTCGTCCTTAAGGGTTGGGTGCGCCGCACGCGCGCCGTAGGCGCGGAGCTATCCTTCCTAGTTCTAGCTGATCGGAGCGGCGAGGCGCAAGCCGTGCTCTCAGGTAGCGTGGCGGGCGCTTTGCCGTCTCTAGAGAGCGTGGTGGAGGTGCGCGGACTTGTCGTTCCTTCGCGCTCCCGCGCTTTCCCTGTTGAATTACAGGTGGAAGATTTATCTGTGCTAAATCCGGCAGACAACTTGCCATTCCCTATAAACAAGCCTGCGCTTGAGGTCGGCTTAGGCCTCATCGACCGTTTTCGCCCACTCTGCCTGCGGCACCCTTCTTTCCAGCAGGTTTTTCGAGTGCAGCAGCAGGTAGTTATGCACTTTGAACAGTTTTTCGCGCATCAGGGTTTCACCCGCGTCAGCACCCCGAAGATTGTGGCCACCGGTACGGAAGGTGGTGCCGAGCTGTTTAGTGTCGACTACTTCGGCGAAGTCGCCTACCTTGCCCAAAGTCCGCAATTCTTTAAACAGATGCTGGTCGGTTCAGGTTTTGAACGCGTCTTTGAAGTGGGGCCGGTGTTTAGGGCAGAAGAACACAGAACCTCCCGTCATTTAAATGAGTACATTAGCCTTGACATTGAGATGGGTTTTGTAGGCGATGTGAACGAACTTATGGACCTAGAGGAATCCTTTATCAAGTCACTGTTGTCGTTACTTTGCCATGAGTTTGGCGGGGCCATTAAGTGCCCACCTGAGATTCCGCCGATTCCCAGGCTCGCCCTAAGGGAAGCGCTGTCCATTCTAGAGAAAACCTATGGCAAGGCCATCCCCGCTGACGAGAACATCGACCCAGAGGGAGAAAGACTCATCTCGCAGTGGGCCGAGCGCGAGTATGGCGTCGCCGCCGTATTCTTACACAGCTACCCTCGTTCCATCCGGCCCTTCTACGCTCTGCCGGGGCATCACGATGACACTCTCACTGAATCTTTCGATCTGATCTTCAGAGGACAAGAGGTAACCACCGGTGGCTTGCGGCAACACTCTCTGGCACCGCTCCTAGCTAGCATGACAGGGCGCGGACTACGCCCTGAGCAATACGAATTCTACCTGCAGGTGTTTCGCTATGGTATGCCTCCTCACGGTGGGTTTGCCATCGGCGCCGAGCGCCTGACCATGCAGTTGCTCGGGCTTAAGAATATCAGAGAAGCAAGCATACTCCCCCAAACAGAGACAAGGGGGTCGCGCAACACGCGGGACGCTTGA